In one Streptomyces sp. V3I7 genomic region, the following are encoded:
- a CDS encoding WD40 repeat domain-containing protein, with protein MAEHRDANRDDNTYEAALQGLGEALTNLKRQRGAPSYDRIRARGSKLLGEGSASSKASMSGVFAGRQFPTMDRLLWLVRTVLSYQDGEEGRPPQRDNPILEPWRERWRQIDALRKAARRRSSTPESASDPLSTQPHSRSEKQYYPLHRPLFSGHPVRHLAFSPPEGRWLATSSADGRVRLWDTEVLAETRDPRTVTTGPVTALAFSPPDGRLLAVSSTGQVHLHEAETGKLQIALPGQRQVTALAFSPDARRLATGGEGGVRLWDVNDGVVVRTCQVDDSVSALAYTPDQRLFITTDGGDCYLWDPETDAKIAASYSEGPVTAMALSPDGHVLATGDGGATWLWLVADVRTPNDGGMILNLYLGGDREQIRALAFSPDGWLAIGSNRGVRLCDTTIGRVDAFGEHEVYTGDLLVDDDVTGLALSPNGRLLAVTVAHSNSVRLWKS; from the coding sequence ATGGCAGAACATCGCGATGCGAACCGCGATGACAACACCTATGAGGCGGCGCTTCAAGGGTTGGGAGAGGCACTCACCAACCTGAAGCGGCAACGGGGCGCGCCATCCTACGACCGGATCCGGGCCCGCGGATCGAAGCTACTGGGGGAGGGAAGCGCCAGTTCAAAAGCCAGTATGAGTGGTGTGTTCGCCGGGCGGCAGTTTCCAACCATGGATCGGCTTCTCTGGCTGGTTCGAACGGTGTTGTCCTATCAAGATGGTGAGGAAGGACGCCCGCCCCAACGCGACAACCCGATACTGGAGCCGTGGCGTGAACGCTGGCGCCAGATCGACGCTCTTCGGAAGGCGGCCCGGAGGCGATCCAGCACACCAGAGAGCGCGTCCGACCCTCTTAGCACTCAGCCACACTCCCGGTCGGAGAAGCAGTACTACCCGCTGCACCGTCCTCTCTTCAGCGGTCACCCCGTCCGCCACTTGGCGTTCTCGCCGCCAGAGGGACGCTGGCTCGCAACCAGCAGCGCGGACGGACGTGTGCGGCTGTGGGACACCGAGGTGCTCGCTGAGACGCGAGACCCGCGAACCGTGACCACCGGGCCTGTCACGGCGCTGGCGTTCTCGCCGCCTGATGGGCGGCTGCTCGCCGTTAGCAGCACTGGCCAGGTACATCTACATGAGGCAGAGACCGGGAAGCTGCAAATTGCCTTGCCTGGTCAGCGTCAGGTCACCGCCCTGGCGTTCTCGCCAGACGCACGACGTCTTGCTACCGGCGGCGAAGGAGGTGTTCGGCTCTGGGATGTAAACGACGGCGTCGTCGTGAGGACCTGTCAGGTTGACGATTCTGTGTCCGCTCTGGCGTATACGCCAGACCAGCGCCTGTTCATCACGACTGACGGAGGCGATTGCTACTTGTGGGATCCAGAGACTGACGCCAAGATCGCTGCCTCGTACAGCGAGGGGCCCGTTACGGCTATGGCGCTTTCGCCCGATGGGCATGTGCTCGCAACCGGCGACGGCGGAGCGACCTGGTTGTGGCTTGTAGCGGATGTAAGAACGCCCAACGACGGCGGCATGATTCTGAACCTGTACCTGGGCGGCGACCGCGAGCAGATCAGAGCGTTGGCCTTCTCTCCCGATGGCTGGCTCGCGATTGGATCAAATAGGGGAGTGCGACTCTGTGACACGACAATCGGGCGTGTAGACGCGTTCGGCGAGCATGAGGTGTACACAGGTGATCTCCTTGTTGATGACGACGTCACAGGTCTCGCTCTCTCGCCGAACGGACGGTTGCTCGCCGTCACAGTCGCGCACAGCAACAGCGTACGGCTGTGGAAGTCTTAA
- a CDS encoding transposase family protein, with product MVIHAAALDLPHVLVEWVTMLIITREGDRRCKLRPSQRAMVALVYLREHTTLAKIAAGFGISESTAHAYTSAVIDLLAERAPGLLKTLREHEPEFVLLDGTLAECDRVGDGRADYSHKHRRHGVNVQVVTDPGGQLLWLSPALPGRTHDLTAARTHRIIRICERQGVPILADLAYQGAGPWLTTGIKRRPLQELTPTEKSRNQALAAARASVERGVARLKSWRIFRRSRCSPNRMTSIAKAILTLERQR from the coding sequence TTGGTCATCCATGCTGCCGCACTCGACCTGCCGCATGTACTCGTGGAGTGGGTCACCATGCTGATCATCACCCGTGAGGGCGACCGGCGCTGCAAGCTTCGTCCGTCCCAGCGCGCGATGGTGGCACTGGTGTACCTGCGCGAGCACACCACTCTTGCGAAGATCGCCGCCGGGTTCGGGATCAGCGAGTCCACCGCCCACGCCTACACCAGCGCGGTCATCGACCTGCTCGCCGAACGTGCACCAGGCCTCCTGAAGACGCTGCGCGAGCACGAACCCGAGTTCGTCCTGCTTGACGGCACCCTCGCCGAGTGCGACCGGGTCGGCGACGGCCGGGCCGACTACTCCCACAAACACCGGCGCCACGGCGTGAACGTGCAGGTCGTCACCGACCCCGGCGGCCAGTTGCTGTGGCTCTCGCCCGCCCTGCCGGGCCGCACCCATGACCTGACTGCCGCCCGCACCCACCGGATCATCCGGATCTGCGAACGCCAAGGCGTTCCCATCCTGGCCGATCTCGCCTACCAGGGCGCCGGCCCATGGCTGACCACCGGCATCAAACGCAGGCCCCTGCAGGAACTCACCCCCACCGAAAAGTCCCGCAACCAGGCACTGGCCGCAGCGCGAGCGTCCGTCGAACGCGGCGTCGCGAGGCTGAAGTCCTGGCGGATCTTCCGCAGGTCCCGGTGCAGCCCCAACCGCATGACGTCAATCGCCAAGGCCATCCTCACGCTGGAGCGGCAACGCTGA
- a CDS encoding GNAT family N-acetyltransferase, whose protein sequence is MNNQSLEGTVARLVPLSVDHAEALFPSASDPEVWRWMPRPRPTSVAELREMLGKMIADPARRCFAVRRRDDGAVVGSTSIYELDLAERRAEIGATWFDRSCWGGPYNAESKLLLFGYAFDDLQLARLALRTDNLNVRSQQALARLGLAYEGTLRSHMRRQDGTRRDSMYYSLLADEWPTVRDALLARVASKATA, encoded by the coding sequence ATGAACAATCAGTCTCTTGAGGGAACTGTTGCCCGCCTCGTCCCGTTATCCGTCGACCACGCCGAAGCTCTCTTTCCGTCGGCATCCGACCCTGAGGTATGGCGGTGGATGCCCCGGCCGCGGCCCACGTCGGTAGCCGAACTGCGCGAGATGCTCGGCAAAATGATCGCCGACCCCGCAAGGCGCTGCTTCGCAGTGCGACGCCGCGACGATGGCGCCGTGGTCGGGTCAACCAGCATCTACGAGCTCGACCTGGCCGAGAGACGCGCGGAGATCGGCGCGACCTGGTTCGACCGTTCCTGCTGGGGCGGCCCCTACAACGCCGAATCCAAACTGCTCCTGTTCGGCTACGCCTTCGACGATCTACAACTCGCTCGGTTGGCGCTTCGCACCGACAACCTCAACGTACGGTCCCAGCAAGCCCTCGCCCGCCTCGGCCTCGCGTACGAGGGAACTCTGCGAAGCCACATGCGACGCCAGGACGGCACCCGCCGCGACTCGATGTACTACAGCTTGCTCGCAGACGAATGGCCCACTGTCCGCGATGCACTACTGGCTCGAGTCGCCTCCAAGGCCACTGCCTGA
- a CDS encoding DUF6192 family protein, giving the protein MTGMVGSVIRQRYDELVKLGRDWVATMSSVQWQLGDAATEIEPMRSYGGSNPSGNDELFTVSEALRLFAEDVGLAYTTIRDYRWVASRWPKEHRRADVSHTIHKILASIADEQERFEAVDNPPPHPRGGPARWTHDSAKRIVGWKVDTPESVQEKVDAIHDLAADDQVAARVATDFLRRPAVASKAMADDTARHAVNEAQFDQFRQQVQYGQEEAAPQLDQLRRMEHNTQFMDLVAVCTQFTVTAGRIVPNLRGEPYDDAERETILRGLARVRASADWIENAVTRGEVDLDEQLQKLLKGSGE; this is encoded by the coding sequence ATGACCGGGATGGTCGGCAGTGTGATCCGGCAGCGCTACGACGAGCTGGTCAAGCTGGGGCGGGACTGGGTCGCCACGATGAGCAGCGTCCAGTGGCAGCTCGGGGACGCGGCCACGGAGATCGAGCCGATGCGTTCCTACGGCGGCTCCAACCCGTCGGGCAACGATGAACTGTTCACGGTCAGCGAGGCGCTGCGCCTGTTCGCCGAGGACGTCGGCCTCGCCTACACGACGATCCGGGACTATCGGTGGGTGGCCTCGCGCTGGCCGAAGGAACACCGGCGGGCGGATGTCTCCCACACCATCCACAAGATCCTCGCCTCCATCGCGGATGAACAGGAGCGGTTCGAGGCGGTGGACAACCCTCCGCCCCATCCGCGTGGCGGGCCCGCGCGCTGGACGCACGACAGCGCGAAACGGATCGTCGGCTGGAAGGTGGACACCCCCGAGAGTGTCCAGGAGAAGGTGGACGCGATCCACGACTTGGCCGCCGACGACCAGGTGGCCGCGCGGGTGGCCACCGACTTCCTGCGCCGCCCGGCGGTCGCCTCGAAGGCCATGGCCGACGACACGGCCAGGCACGCCGTGAACGAGGCGCAGTTCGACCAGTTCCGCCAGCAAGTCCAGTACGGGCAGGAGGAAGCCGCCCCGCAGCTGGACCAGCTGCGGCGCATGGAGCACAACACCCAGTTCATGGACCTGGTCGCGGTCTGCACGCAGTTCACCGTCACCGCCGGAAGGATCGTGCCGAACCTGCGCGGCGAGCCCTACGACGACGCCGAACGCGAGACGATCCTGCGGGGCCTTGCACGGGTGCGGGCATCGGCGGACTGGATCGAGAACGCGGTCACCCGCGGCGAGGTCGACCTGGACGAGCAGCTTCAGAAGCTGCTGAAGGGCTCGGGCGAGTAG
- a CDS encoding RacP protein: MGRGVPAHVHAEAVLSALLEARPAGLTIGQLMAATERTRAQVHTGLAHLRQVAAAKGLPPVTWDKTWGYRMLDDAPEVWIGYERAFFESVHHRVENFIAGILLPHQKKKPDDPYIRTVMAQMGAIESTLHLLANLE; encoded by the coding sequence ATGGGGCGGGGCGTTCCCGCTCACGTCCACGCCGAAGCCGTTCTGTCCGCCCTGCTGGAGGCCCGTCCCGCCGGCCTGACGATCGGCCAGCTGATGGCGGCCACCGAGCGCACCCGCGCCCAGGTCCACACCGGGCTCGCGCACCTGCGCCAGGTCGCCGCAGCGAAGGGGCTCCCGCCGGTGACCTGGGACAAGACATGGGGCTACCGGATGCTGGACGACGCGCCAGAGGTCTGGATCGGCTACGAGCGGGCGTTCTTCGAGTCCGTCCATCACCGGGTGGAGAACTTCATCGCTGGGATCCTCCTGCCGCACCAGAAGAAGAAGCCCGACGACCCGTACATCCGCACGGTCATGGCGCAGATGGGCGCGATCGAGTCCACCCTGCACCTCCTCGCCAACCTGGAGTGA
- a CDS encoding AlpA family transcriptional regulator has product MTSHGEPRLADSAEIAAEQGLTPARINTLYKERAENGFPEAVSRRGRARLWDHAEVSKWFADRTSAIREYTPPTLDPEELLNAAEASRFLGYKNPGQVKSYVRDHPGYFPEPDEVEELGTPESPYRRQKWRVQTLLNWQANRPGPGRRSVERPTPPLPDVPVDGDLDELLGATQAAALLGFKSVNSFSSSLGQGNLPLLKTTDGVNERGHRRWTRRRVLEQAAARRSRT; this is encoded by the coding sequence ATGACCTCGCACGGTGAGCCTCGCCTGGCCGACAGTGCCGAGATCGCGGCCGAGCAGGGGCTCACCCCCGCTCGTATCAACACGCTCTACAAGGAGCGCGCGGAGAACGGTTTCCCTGAAGCCGTCAGCCGCCGCGGTCGTGCCCGGCTCTGGGACCACGCCGAGGTCAGCAAGTGGTTCGCCGACCGCACATCCGCGATTCGGGAATACACACCGCCGACCCTCGATCCGGAAGAACTGCTGAACGCGGCGGAGGCCTCGAGGTTTCTGGGCTACAAGAATCCTGGCCAGGTCAAGAGCTACGTTCGCGACCACCCTGGCTACTTTCCAGAACCCGATGAGGTCGAAGAGCTGGGGACCCCCGAAAGCCCCTACCGTCGGCAGAAATGGCGCGTGCAGACCCTGCTGAACTGGCAGGCGAATCGTCCGGGCCCGGGCAGGCGCTCCGTCGAGCGGCCGACTCCTCCGCTCCCCGACGTCCCCGTCGACGGTGACCTCGACGAGCTCCTCGGCGCCACTCAGGCCGCGGCTCTGCTCGGGTTCAAGAGCGTCAACTCGTTCTCCAGCAGCTTGGGCCAGGGCAACCTTCCTCTGCTGAAGACCACGGACGGAGTGAACGAGCGCGGCCATCGGCGCTGGACGCGCCGCCGGGTACTCGAGCAGGCAGCAGCGCGTCGTTCCAGAACCTAA
- a CDS encoding phosphoadenosine phosphosulfate reductase: MSVRPTVCPSPAPDLAAYDLLAPQLSGGKDSSVMLWSFMRTASAAGVMDRVTTYHASLGTLEWPAVTCEGTTYPSVSQLAAAQSAAQGIPAHRHVEVARPFSLLAEIASYGRFPRLGSPYCRKYAKESIISSAWTPMVRELRRQLGRPVRILKVMGLRADESRDRADRPAYRNVLTNGARIVDEWMPVQDWPTAAVLEWHQDAPVPHHWTYDSHPGAGDWKGTSRCSCSLCVFASKRDLVLAVARRPRLADLYAEVEAVRGDTFRPDWRIAELIEASRRPSAPDPGIICADDGTDMDVLEQQVRRALQQRPRKSVHLAAAQRRSACDGCT, from the coding sequence ATGTCCGTCCGTCCCACCGTCTGTCCCTCCCCGGCTCCCGACCTGGCTGCCTACGACCTCCTCGCTCCGCAGCTGTCGGGCGGCAAGGACAGCAGCGTGATGCTGTGGTCCTTCATGCGGACCGCGTCCGCGGCCGGCGTCATGGACCGGGTGACGACCTACCACGCCTCGCTCGGCACTCTCGAGTGGCCTGCGGTCACGTGCGAAGGGACGACCTACCCGTCCGTGTCGCAGCTCGCTGCCGCCCAGAGCGCGGCGCAGGGCATTCCCGCTCACCGGCACGTCGAGGTCGCCCGGCCGTTCTCGCTGCTCGCCGAGATCGCCTCGTACGGCCGGTTCCCTCGTCTGGGCAGTCCGTACTGCCGCAAGTACGCCAAGGAGTCCATCATCTCCAGCGCGTGGACCCCGATGGTGAGGGAGCTACGCAGGCAGCTGGGGCGGCCCGTGCGCATCCTGAAGGTGATGGGCCTGCGCGCCGACGAAAGCAGGGATCGCGCCGACCGCCCCGCCTACCGGAACGTCCTCACCAACGGCGCCCGGATCGTCGACGAGTGGATGCCGGTGCAGGACTGGCCCACCGCCGCGGTGCTGGAGTGGCACCAGGACGCGCCGGTCCCCCACCACTGGACCTACGACTCCCACCCCGGGGCCGGCGATTGGAAGGGCACCAGCCGGTGCTCGTGCTCGCTGTGCGTCTTCGCCTCCAAAAGGGACCTGGTGCTCGCCGTCGCGCGCCGGCCGCGGCTGGCCGACCTCTACGCTGAGGTGGAGGCGGTGCGCGGCGACACGTTCCGGCCCGACTGGCGCATCGCCGAGCTGATCGAGGCCAGCCGGCGGCCCAGTGCCCCGGATCCTGGGATCATCTGTGCCGATGACGGAACCGATATGGACGTCCTGGAGCAGCAGGTCCGTCGCGCCCTGCAGCAGAGGCCCCGCAAGTCGGTGCACCTGGCGGCCGCGCAGCGGCGTTCTGCCTGCGACGGCTGCACCTGA